The Corvus moneduloides isolate bCorMon1 chromosome 5, bCorMon1.pri, whole genome shotgun sequence genome includes a region encoding these proteins:
- the LOC116444497 gene encoding dentin matrix acidic phosphoprotein 1-like isoform X1 — MSAPGTTTDMRAAFLVLLLWAMACAHPVPGHEPTHSSALQEDTANEDYISKLGNHLDGGDGIHPPASPEPAENALARDLTGGNAVNEEMGELSGQDMGGRVGQAQHVNQVDHKDMGAHNGNDLGFLEADARDTDDGDNGDHYGTRANGFPSHGDRFLDEEDDSGDDTFDANGEEERGEGPTYVAGADGAGEHEHDAGRGDAGAGRGHGDSSSSSSSSSESIGADHRRYRNYGFGRTHRHGGASSSSQEEESYDFQDEAMQGDDPSVFDGPGSSYRMRHAGPRALGNSWESAQGAGSHRWEEGDSRSPEVEDGDSGEDSPSVEDNSQSEEPVDSQSEEKSSSRSREDGDVDGEDSPSREKEDSESREGTDEQSDEEPGESPEVVRTLNEHSSSWTWEGQEDWDSAEDRSVLSTPDSESREEEGEPSRYREDDDDQSQSTEDTVEESEEDENDSVPTTSAESPESPEDDSSPEDNTGEDSRSTESDNSESQEDDDDVESHSQEDATRESSSHGDDSSQQSLESGGRKRRLGALRHRPAADYDDNDCQDGY, encoded by the exons CCCCAGGGACCACAACTGACATGAGGGCTGCATTCCTggtgctgcttctctgggcCATGGCCTGTGCTCACCCC GTGCCTGGCCATGAACCCACCCACTCCAGCGCCCTGCAGGAG GATACCGCAAATGAAGATTATATCAGCAAGCTGGGCAACCACCTGGATGGAGGAGATGGCATTCATCCTCCTGCCAGTCCGGAGCCAGCCGAAAATGCTCTTGCCAGGGACCTGACGGGTGGGAATGCCGTGAATGAGGAGATGGGTGAGCTCAGTGGCCAAGACATGGGAGGCCGAGTTGGGCAGGCTCAGCATGTGAACCAGGTGGACCACAAGGACATGGGCGCCCACAATGGGAATGACCTTGGTTTCCtg GAGGCGGATGCACGTGACACTGATGATGGTGACAACGGAGACCACTATGGCACCAGAGCCAACGGATTTCCCTCCCACGGCGACAGGTTCCTGGACGAGGAGGATGACAGTGGGGATGACACCTTTGATGCCAAcggggaagaggagaggggcGAGGGCCCTACCTACGTGGCTGGTGCCGATGGGGCAGGAGAACACGAGCACGATGCTGGCCGTGGGGATgccggggctggcagggggcacggcgacagcagcagcagcagcagcagcagcagcgagagTATCGGGGCAGACCACCGGCGCTACAGGAACTACGGCTTTGGGCGCACCCACAGGCACGgaggggccagcagcagcagccaggaggaggagagctaTGACTTCCAGGATGAAGCCATGCAGGGGGATGACCCCTCTGTCTTTGACGGTCCAGGCAGCAGCTACAGGATGCGCCATGCTGGTCCCCGTGCCCTGGGGAACAGCTGGGAGAGTGCCCAGGGGGCTGGCTCCCACCGCTGGGAGGAGGGTGACAGCAGGTCCCCCGAGGTGGAGGATGGTGACTCTGGAGAAGACAGCCCCTCTGTGGAGGACAACAGTCAGTCAGAAGAGCCTGTTGACAGCCAGTCAGAGGAGAAAAGCTCCAGCCGCTCCAGGGAGGATGGGGATGTGGATGGAGAGGACAGCCCCTCCAGGGAGAAAGAGGACAGTGAGTCCAGGGAGGGCACTGATGAGCAGTCAGATGAAGAGCCAGGGGAGTCCCCGGAGGTGGTGAGAACCTTGaatgagcacagcagcagctggacctgggaagggcaggaggacTGGGATTCTGCTGAGGACAGGAGTGTGCTGTCCACACCTGACAGTGAGTCCAGGGAAGAAGAGGGTGAACCAAGCAGGTACAGGGAAGATGATGATGACCAGAGCCAGTCCACAGAGGACACTGTGGAGGAATCAGAGGAGGATGAGAATGACTCTGTGCCGACCACATCGGCCGAGAGCCCTGAGTCCCCAGAGGATGACAGCAGCCCAGAGGACAACACAGGTGAGGACAGCAGGTCCACAGAGAGTGACAACAGTGAGTCCCAGGAGGACGATGATGATGTGGAGAGCCACTCCCAGGAGGATGCCACCCGCGAGTCCAGCAGCCATGGGGACgacagctcccagcagagcctggagagcGGGGGCCGCAAGCGGCGGCTGGGCGCCCTCCGCCACAGACCTGCTGCTGACTATGATGACAATGACTGCCAGGACGGGTACTGA
- the LOC116444497 gene encoding dentin matrix acidic phosphoprotein 1-like isoform X2, which produces MRAAFLVLLLWAMACAHPVPGHEPTHSSALQEDTANEDYISKLGNHLDGGDGIHPPASPEPAENALARDLTGGNAVNEEMGELSGQDMGGRVGQAQHVNQVDHKDMGAHNGNDLGFLEADARDTDDGDNGDHYGTRANGFPSHGDRFLDEEDDSGDDTFDANGEEERGEGPTYVAGADGAGEHEHDAGRGDAGAGRGHGDSSSSSSSSSESIGADHRRYRNYGFGRTHRHGGASSSSQEEESYDFQDEAMQGDDPSVFDGPGSSYRMRHAGPRALGNSWESAQGAGSHRWEEGDSRSPEVEDGDSGEDSPSVEDNSQSEEPVDSQSEEKSSSRSREDGDVDGEDSPSREKEDSESREGTDEQSDEEPGESPEVVRTLNEHSSSWTWEGQEDWDSAEDRSVLSTPDSESREEEGEPSRYREDDDDQSQSTEDTVEESEEDENDSVPTTSAESPESPEDDSSPEDNTGEDSRSTESDNSESQEDDDDVESHSQEDATRESSSHGDDSSQQSLESGGRKRRLGALRHRPAADYDDNDCQDGY; this is translated from the exons ATGAGGGCTGCATTCCTggtgctgcttctctgggcCATGGCCTGTGCTCACCCC GTGCCTGGCCATGAACCCACCCACTCCAGCGCCCTGCAGGAG GATACCGCAAATGAAGATTATATCAGCAAGCTGGGCAACCACCTGGATGGAGGAGATGGCATTCATCCTCCTGCCAGTCCGGAGCCAGCCGAAAATGCTCTTGCCAGGGACCTGACGGGTGGGAATGCCGTGAATGAGGAGATGGGTGAGCTCAGTGGCCAAGACATGGGAGGCCGAGTTGGGCAGGCTCAGCATGTGAACCAGGTGGACCACAAGGACATGGGCGCCCACAATGGGAATGACCTTGGTTTCCtg GAGGCGGATGCACGTGACACTGATGATGGTGACAACGGAGACCACTATGGCACCAGAGCCAACGGATTTCCCTCCCACGGCGACAGGTTCCTGGACGAGGAGGATGACAGTGGGGATGACACCTTTGATGCCAAcggggaagaggagaggggcGAGGGCCCTACCTACGTGGCTGGTGCCGATGGGGCAGGAGAACACGAGCACGATGCTGGCCGTGGGGATgccggggctggcagggggcacggcgacagcagcagcagcagcagcagcagcagcgagagTATCGGGGCAGACCACCGGCGCTACAGGAACTACGGCTTTGGGCGCACCCACAGGCACGgaggggccagcagcagcagccaggaggaggagagctaTGACTTCCAGGATGAAGCCATGCAGGGGGATGACCCCTCTGTCTTTGACGGTCCAGGCAGCAGCTACAGGATGCGCCATGCTGGTCCCCGTGCCCTGGGGAACAGCTGGGAGAGTGCCCAGGGGGCTGGCTCCCACCGCTGGGAGGAGGGTGACAGCAGGTCCCCCGAGGTGGAGGATGGTGACTCTGGAGAAGACAGCCCCTCTGTGGAGGACAACAGTCAGTCAGAAGAGCCTGTTGACAGCCAGTCAGAGGAGAAAAGCTCCAGCCGCTCCAGGGAGGATGGGGATGTGGATGGAGAGGACAGCCCCTCCAGGGAGAAAGAGGACAGTGAGTCCAGGGAGGGCACTGATGAGCAGTCAGATGAAGAGCCAGGGGAGTCCCCGGAGGTGGTGAGAACCTTGaatgagcacagcagcagctggacctgggaagggcaggaggacTGGGATTCTGCTGAGGACAGGAGTGTGCTGTCCACACCTGACAGTGAGTCCAGGGAAGAAGAGGGTGAACCAAGCAGGTACAGGGAAGATGATGATGACCAGAGCCAGTCCACAGAGGACACTGTGGAGGAATCAGAGGAGGATGAGAATGACTCTGTGCCGACCACATCGGCCGAGAGCCCTGAGTCCCCAGAGGATGACAGCAGCCCAGAGGACAACACAGGTGAGGACAGCAGGTCCACAGAGAGTGACAACAGTGAGTCCCAGGAGGACGATGATGATGTGGAGAGCCACTCCCAGGAGGATGCCACCCGCGAGTCCAGCAGCCATGGGGACgacagctcccagcagagcctggagagcGGGGGCCGCAAGCGGCGGCTGGGCGCCCTCCGCCACAGACCTGCTGCTGACTATGATGACAATGACTGCCAGGACGGGTACTGA